In Parasegetibacter sp. NRK P23, the genomic stretch CCCGATGGGACCGCTTCAACTGGCTGATTTTATCGGGCTGGATGTATGTCTTTCCATACTGAATGTGCTGCACAACGGATTCGGACAACCGAAATACGCACCTTCTCCATTGCTGGTGAATATGGTAACCGCTGGTAAATTGGGGATAAAATCCGGAGAAGGATTTTACGAATACACGAAGGGAAGCAAAGAATTGAAAGTGAGTAAGTATTTTCTCCGCTAAGATCAGCTCAACGGGAGCGCCAGCAATGGCGCTTCTATTATACCTGAAACTTTTTCTGAAATACTACCGGAAAAAATCTTCTCGAACCATTTGCGCTCATGCACGAACATAATGGCGTAAGCGCCTTCCTGCGCGGAAGTGTATTGCGCGATGTTTTCGGCGAGGGTAAGATCATCCATCAGTCTCACCACGCCTGAAATCACAACATTGGAACCTGGTGCAGGCGTTACAGCCGAATCTTCTTCCACCTCCGGAACGGCACTGAACTCAATCACTTCAACAGGCGTATGCAGGAACGCCGCCCATTGTTCCAGCGCAGGCAGCAAACTGGACAGGTTTTTCAACTCCACATTGGCGATTCCTTTTGTCAGCGGCGCAGGCGCCCAATGCGGAGGAACGGCCAGTATAGGAAAAATAGCATGTGTAATGAGTGAGGAAGTATTGCTGCCCAGTAATTTATCGGCCAATCCACTCCAGCCATGCGTGCCCATTACGGCTAATGTGGGTTTGGTATCCAGCAGGTAACTGATGATACCACCTGAAACGAGCGTGGATTCTTTTATGGTGATAGTGATTCCTGCACCGGAATTACCTTTATGCTCCTTTACAACCGCTTCAAGCTGCCCACGAAGCCGGGCTTCGTCAATACTTTCTGTTCCCCAGCTTTTAGGATACTCCCTGGCCACGTTCATATTCGTGATGTGCAACAACTCCACGGAGGAACCTGTGGTATCTGCCAGGAAAAAAGCCTGCTGAAGCGCCCTGATGGCGTTTTCGGAGAAATCGAAAGGGACGAGTATACTGCTCATGGTGAATCAATTGGGTCTACAAAAGAAAGGAATTTCCCGCTAATTCAGCGAAAGCATTTATACACGCATATAAGCGTTTATTCTACACATCAGCCTACGGGTTGCCGGTACTTTTACAGTGAGCAGAAAACAACAGCTTTTTTTACGAAACCCCAAACCTTGTCATGCAAAACAAGATTATAATAAATAATGAAGTAAGCCTACTTCACCCGCAGGATTATGGCATTGCCTGTCTTTGCGTGGTATCGGCCACCTATCATAAATACATCGCTATTCCGTTGTTGCGGCAACTGCAAGTCACTGCAAGCAATGGAACGAATTTGGACGACATAGCGCGGACCGCCGGAAAAAGCGGATTCAAAACAGATATACGGCATTTGAATGCCAGACACCTCCGACCTGTGCACTTTCCGGCCATTGCACAGGTAATGTCCGGAGTTACTATTCGCTATGTAGTTTTGTATGGAATAAGATGGAAGAAAGTCTCCCTGATGGAACCTCCCGAAAAGGTTATTCGCCGGGAAAACATAGCGCACTTTGAAAGACGTTGGACAGGCGTGATTTTACAATTACGACCAATTCCTGAAAGCAATAAACGCTGGGGGCTGTTCGCCATCCAAACTTATTTGAAAGCGTTTTGGTTCCGCCTGCAGTTCTATAAATATAGAAACGATGTTCAAAGCATCCGTGATGATGTAAGGAGAAGAAGAGAATGAAGAAAGATGGATAGAAAAATTATTTAACCGGCGCAATGTCCACATGCCTCAGCTCGCTGATGCGGTAGAGCACTTCATCAAGCCTGTTCCGGGGTACCCCGATGGTAAGTTGGCAAAAAAGCTGCATCTCCTGTGCGATCACGGAACATTGCGATTGCTTTACGACCATCATCACTTCATTCATGAGGGTATAATCGAAGTGGAGGACATACTTTATTTCTACAGGTTTCTGAACGATCGGCGTAACCTGCAAAGCAAGGGACGTCGCTGTTTTATAGGCGTTGATGAGCCCGGGCACGCCCAGTAGCGTACCCCCGAAATACCTTACCACCACCACGAGGGTATTGGTAAGCTGCTTGCTGTCGATCTGGCCGAGGATCGGTCTTCCGGCAGAGCCTG encodes the following:
- a CDS encoding universal stress protein, with the protein product MSSILVPFDFSENAIRALQQAFFLADTTGSSVELLHITNMNVAREYPKSWGTESIDEARLRGQLEAVVKEHKGNSGAGITITIKESTLVSGGIISYLLDTKPTLAVMGTHGWSGLADKLLGSNTSSLITHAIFPILAVPPHWAPAPLTKGIANVELKNLSSLLPALEQWAAFLHTPVEVIEFSAVPEVEEDSAVTPAPGSNVVISGVVRLMDDLTLAENIAQYTSAQEGAYAIMFVHERKWFEKIFSGSISEKVSGIIEAPLLALPLS
- a CDS encoding YigZ family protein, whose translation is MPPIIMQQDYYFTIEQPSTAEFKDRGSKFLAYAYPVQEVADVKLRLGELKKEHPKAVHHCFAYRLGLDGTQFRVADDGEPSGSAGRPILGQIDSKQLTNTLVVVVRYFGGTLLGVPGLINAYKTATSLALQVTPIVQKPVEIKYVLHFDYTLMNEVMMVVKQSQCSVIAQEMQLFCQLTIGVPRNRLDEVLYRISELRHVDIAPVK
- a CDS encoding cysteine peptidase family C39 domain-containing protein, translated to MQNKIIINNEVSLLHPQDYGIACLCVVSATYHKYIAIPLLRQLQVTASNGTNLDDIARTAGKSGFKTDIRHLNARHLRPVHFPAIAQVMSGVTIRYVVLYGIRWKKVSLMEPPEKVIRRENIAHFERRWTGVILQLRPIPESNKRWGLFAIQTYLKAFWFRLQFYKYRNDVQSIRDDVRRRRE